A single window of Ovis aries strain OAR_USU_Benz2616 breed Rambouillet chromosome 24, ARS-UI_Ramb_v3.0, whole genome shotgun sequence DNA harbors:
- the IL9R gene encoding interleukin-9 receptor isoform X4 → MEGAGPLSPLLGQLPCSVLVVSDVGGLCQPPARGSRHWSVQLSPESGRGTLLQVQGRLGDKPPAGLRGASSLPWALAGASGEHSPSAQPLPGWTLQSEVLMREAGTCFLLCACVCAWLGLGVPVLGDRGGPGPGAFTCHNNNVLRIECRWPGPAPGQGAGSWLLFTSNVVPGSKHKCVFWADVCTVELPPEEVLVPADNFTITFHRHISGKEQVSLVDPQYLPRRHVKLDPPSDLQSNVSSEHCVLTWSVSPALEPLAMLLSYELAFKRQEEAWEWARHKDRIVGVTWLKLEAAELDSGSAYEARLRVQMAALEGEVAEEERYEGVWSDWSQPACFAAPRRRGRLVPALGQPSSTLVAVCLFLLLSSLIYLLFKLSPRMKTALYQDVPSPGPFFQPLYSVHNGDFQVVFLLS, encoded by the exons ATGGAGGGTGCTGGTCCCCTCTCGCCCCTCTTAGGCCAGCTGCCGTGCTCTGTTCTCGTGGTTTCAGATGTGGGTGGCCTGTGTCAGCCTCCCGCGCGAGGCTCACGTCACTGGTCGGTGCAGTTATCTCCTGAATCAGGCAGAGGGACTTTGCTGCAAGTGCAGGGGCGGCTGGGTGACAAGCCACCTGCAGGCCTCAGGGGAGCATCATCCCTGCCATGGGCACTGGCAGGTGCATCTGGAGAG CACAGCCCCTCAGCCCAGCCTCTTCCAGGTTGGACCTTGCAGAGCGAAGTTCTGATGCGAGAGGCAGGCACCTGCTTCCTGCTCTGCGCCTGTGTCTGTGCCTGGCTCGGCCTGGGGGTCCCTGTCCTGGGGGACAGAGGAG GGCCGGGGCCTGGGGCTTTCACCTGCCACAATAACAACGTCCTCAGGATTGAGTGCCGCTGGCCTGGCCCAGCGCCGGGCCAGGGGGCCGGCTCCTGGCTGCTCTTCACCAG CAACGTTGTGCCGGGCAGCAAGCACAAGTGTGTCTTCTGGGCTGACGTGTGCACCGTGGAGCTGCCGCCTGAGGAGGTCCTCGTGCCTGCTGACAACTTCACCATCACCTTCCACCGCCACATCTCCGGGAAGGAGCAGGTCAGCCTGGTGGATCCACAGTATCTGCCCCGGAGACACG TGAAGCTGGACCCCCCCTCGGACTTGCAGAGCAACGTCAGCTCTGAGCACTGTGTCCTGACCTGGAGCGTCAGTCCTGCTCTGGAGCCACTAGCCATGCTCCTCAGCTATGAGCTGGCCTtcaagaggcaggaggaagcctGGGAG TGGGCTCGGCACAAGGATCGCATCGTCGGGGTGACCTGGCTCAAACTTGAAGCCGCTGAGCTGGACTCCGGTTCTGCCTATGAGGCCCGGCTGCGCGTCCAGATGGCCGCCCTGGAGGGCGAGGTGGCGGAGGAGGAGCGATACGAGGGCGTGTGGAGTGACTGGAGCCAGCCTGCCTGCTTTGCCGCCCCCCGCAGACGAG GTCGCCTGGTCCCTGCTCTGGGGCAACCCAGTAGCACCCTGGTCGCCGTGTGCCTCTTCCTCCTGCTGAGCAGCCTGATCTACTTACTGTTCAAATTGTCGCCCAG GATGAAGACAGCCTTGTACCAGGATGTGCCGTCCCCAGGCCCATTCTTCCAGCCTCTGTACAGCGTGCACAACGGGGACTTCCag gttgtttttttactttcttga
- the IL9R gene encoding interleukin-9 receptor isoform X3, producing MGTGRCIWRGWTLQSEVLMREAGTCFLLCACVCAWLGLGVPVLGDRGGPGPGAFTCHNNNVLRIECRWPGPAPGQGAGSWLLFTSNVVPGSKHKCVFWADVCTVELPPEEVLVPADNFTITFHRHISGKEQVSLVDPQYLPRRHVKLDPPSDLQSNVSSEHCVLTWSVSPALEPLAMLLSYELAFKRQEEAWEWARHKDRIVGVTWLKLEAAELDSGSAYEARLRVQMAALEGEVAEEERYEGVWSDWSQPACFAAPRRRGRLVPALGQPSSTLVAVCLFLLLSSLIYLLFKLSPRMKTALYQDVPSPGPFFQPLYSVHNGDFQTWIGARGASPQAGRDHAGPPRGALLEARVREAVALLRCDPADAWPSAGLGEEGGPGPGLPAGVLPAGRVEWGEPSPAYLPQEDWAPAGCPQPVPPQCEGSSGDYCALDCSAGS from the exons ATGGGCACTGGCAGGTGCATCTGGAGAG GTTGGACCTTGCAGAGCGAAGTTCTGATGCGAGAGGCAGGCACCTGCTTCCTGCTCTGCGCCTGTGTCTGTGCCTGGCTCGGCCTGGGGGTCCCTGTCCTGGGGGACAGAGGAG GGCCGGGGCCTGGGGCTTTCACCTGCCACAATAACAACGTCCTCAGGATTGAGTGCCGCTGGCCTGGCCCAGCGCCGGGCCAGGGGGCCGGCTCCTGGCTGCTCTTCACCAG CAACGTTGTGCCGGGCAGCAAGCACAAGTGTGTCTTCTGGGCTGACGTGTGCACCGTGGAGCTGCCGCCTGAGGAGGTCCTCGTGCCTGCTGACAACTTCACCATCACCTTCCACCGCCACATCTCCGGGAAGGAGCAGGTCAGCCTGGTGGATCCACAGTATCTGCCCCGGAGACACG TGAAGCTGGACCCCCCCTCGGACTTGCAGAGCAACGTCAGCTCTGAGCACTGTGTCCTGACCTGGAGCGTCAGTCCTGCTCTGGAGCCACTAGCCATGCTCCTCAGCTATGAGCTGGCCTtcaagaggcaggaggaagcctGGGAG TGGGCTCGGCACAAGGATCGCATCGTCGGGGTGACCTGGCTCAAACTTGAAGCCGCTGAGCTGGACTCCGGTTCTGCCTATGAGGCCCGGCTGCGCGTCCAGATGGCCGCCCTGGAGGGCGAGGTGGCGGAGGAGGAGCGATACGAGGGCGTGTGGAGTGACTGGAGCCAGCCTGCCTGCTTTGCCGCCCCCCGCAGACGAG GTCGCCTGGTCCCTGCTCTGGGGCAACCCAGTAGCACCCTGGTCGCCGTGTGCCTCTTCCTCCTGCTGAGCAGCCTGATCTACTTACTGTTCAAATTGTCGCCCAG GATGAAGACAGCCTTGTACCAGGATGTGCCGTCCCCAGGCCCATTCTTCCAGCCTCTGTACAGCGTGCACAACGGGGACTTCCag ACCTGGATAGGGGCCCGCGGAGCCAGCCCCCAGGCAGGCCGGGACCATGCCGGCCCCCCACGAGGAGCCCTCCTGGAAGCCCGTGTCCGGGAGGCCGTCGCTTTGCTGCGCTGTGACCCAGCAGACGCTTGGCCGTCGGCgggcctgggggaggagggcGGCCCTGGGCCTGGCCTCCCGGCAGGTGTGCTGCCAGCAGGACGCGTGGAGTGGGGGGAGCCGTCGCCCGCCTACCTGCCGCAGGAGGACTGGGCCCCTGCGGGCTGCCCCCAGCCGGTGCCCCCCCAGTGCGAGGGCAGCAGCGGCGACTACTGCGCCCTGGACTGCTCTGCGGGGAGCTGA
- the IL9R gene encoding interleukin-9 receptor isoform X2 has protein sequence MREWVVACLKRPPHSTTSGGRCSQHSPSAQPLPGWTLQSEVLMREAGTCFLLCACVCAWLGLGVPVLGDRGGPGPGAFTCHNNNVLRIECRWPGPAPGQGAGSWLLFTSNVVPGSKHKCVFWADVCTVELPPEEVLVPADNFTITFHRHISGKEQVSLVDPQYLPRRHVKLDPPSDLQSNVSSEHCVLTWSVSPALEPLAMLLSYELAFKRQEEAWEWARHKDRIVGVTWLKLEAAELDSGSAYEARLRVQMAALEGEVAEEERYEGVWSDWSQPACFAAPRRRGRLVPALGQPSSTLVAVCLFLLLSSLIYLLFKLSPRMKTALYQDVPSPGPFFQPLYSVHNGDFQTWIGARGASPQAGRDHAGPPRGALLEARVREAVALLRCDPADAWPSAGLGEEGGPGPGLPAGVLPAGRVEWGEPSPAYLPQEDWAPAGCPQPVPPQCEGSSGDYCALDCSAGS, from the exons ATGAGGGAGTGGGTGGTGGCTTGCTTGAAGCGCCCTCCCCACAGTACCACCTCGGGGGGCCGGTGCTCTCAGCACAGCCCCTCAGCCCAGCCTCTTCCAGGTTGGACCTTGCAGAGCGAAGTTCTGATGCGAGAGGCAGGCACCTGCTTCCTGCTCTGCGCCTGTGTCTGTGCCTGGCTCGGCCTGGGGGTCCCTGTCCTGGGGGACAGAGGAG GGCCGGGGCCTGGGGCTTTCACCTGCCACAATAACAACGTCCTCAGGATTGAGTGCCGCTGGCCTGGCCCAGCGCCGGGCCAGGGGGCCGGCTCCTGGCTGCTCTTCACCAG CAACGTTGTGCCGGGCAGCAAGCACAAGTGTGTCTTCTGGGCTGACGTGTGCACCGTGGAGCTGCCGCCTGAGGAGGTCCTCGTGCCTGCTGACAACTTCACCATCACCTTCCACCGCCACATCTCCGGGAAGGAGCAGGTCAGCCTGGTGGATCCACAGTATCTGCCCCGGAGACACG TGAAGCTGGACCCCCCCTCGGACTTGCAGAGCAACGTCAGCTCTGAGCACTGTGTCCTGACCTGGAGCGTCAGTCCTGCTCTGGAGCCACTAGCCATGCTCCTCAGCTATGAGCTGGCCTtcaagaggcaggaggaagcctGGGAG TGGGCTCGGCACAAGGATCGCATCGTCGGGGTGACCTGGCTCAAACTTGAAGCCGCTGAGCTGGACTCCGGTTCTGCCTATGAGGCCCGGCTGCGCGTCCAGATGGCCGCCCTGGAGGGCGAGGTGGCGGAGGAGGAGCGATACGAGGGCGTGTGGAGTGACTGGAGCCAGCCTGCCTGCTTTGCCGCCCCCCGCAGACGAG GTCGCCTGGTCCCTGCTCTGGGGCAACCCAGTAGCACCCTGGTCGCCGTGTGCCTCTTCCTCCTGCTGAGCAGCCTGATCTACTTACTGTTCAAATTGTCGCCCAG GATGAAGACAGCCTTGTACCAGGATGTGCCGTCCCCAGGCCCATTCTTCCAGCCTCTGTACAGCGTGCACAACGGGGACTTCCag ACCTGGATAGGGGCCCGCGGAGCCAGCCCCCAGGCAGGCCGGGACCATGCCGGCCCCCCACGAGGAGCCCTCCTGGAAGCCCGTGTCCGGGAGGCCGTCGCTTTGCTGCGCTGTGACCCAGCAGACGCTTGGCCGTCGGCgggcctgggggaggagggcGGCCCTGGGCCTGGCCTCCCGGCAGGTGTGCTGCCAGCAGGACGCGTGGAGTGGGGGGAGCCGTCGCCCGCCTACCTGCCGCAGGAGGACTGGGCCCCTGCGGGCTGCCCCCAGCCGGTGCCCCCCCAGTGCGAGGGCAGCAGCGGCGACTACTGCGCCCTGGACTGCTCTGCGGGGAGCTGA
- the IL9R gene encoding interleukin-9 receptor isoform X1 → MEGAGPLSPLLGQLPCSVLVVSDVGGLCQPPARGSRHWSVQLSPESGRGTLLQVQGRLGDKPPAGLRGASSLPWALAGASGEHSPSAQPLPGWTLQSEVLMREAGTCFLLCACVCAWLGLGVPVLGDRGGPGPGAFTCHNNNVLRIECRWPGPAPGQGAGSWLLFTSNVVPGSKHKCVFWADVCTVELPPEEVLVPADNFTITFHRHISGKEQVSLVDPQYLPRRHVKLDPPSDLQSNVSSEHCVLTWSVSPALEPLAMLLSYELAFKRQEEAWEWARHKDRIVGVTWLKLEAAELDSGSAYEARLRVQMAALEGEVAEEERYEGVWSDWSQPACFAAPRRRGRLVPALGQPSSTLVAVCLFLLLSSLIYLLFKLSPRMKTALYQDVPSPGPFFQPLYSVHNGDFQTWIGARGASPQAGRDHAGPPRGALLEARVREAVALLRCDPADAWPSAGLGEEGGPGPGLPAGVLPAGRVEWGEPSPAYLPQEDWAPAGCPQPVPPQCEGSSGDYCALDCSAGS, encoded by the exons ATGGAGGGTGCTGGTCCCCTCTCGCCCCTCTTAGGCCAGCTGCCGTGCTCTGTTCTCGTGGTTTCAGATGTGGGTGGCCTGTGTCAGCCTCCCGCGCGAGGCTCACGTCACTGGTCGGTGCAGTTATCTCCTGAATCAGGCAGAGGGACTTTGCTGCAAGTGCAGGGGCGGCTGGGTGACAAGCCACCTGCAGGCCTCAGGGGAGCATCATCCCTGCCATGGGCACTGGCAGGTGCATCTGGAGAG CACAGCCCCTCAGCCCAGCCTCTTCCAGGTTGGACCTTGCAGAGCGAAGTTCTGATGCGAGAGGCAGGCACCTGCTTCCTGCTCTGCGCCTGTGTCTGTGCCTGGCTCGGCCTGGGGGTCCCTGTCCTGGGGGACAGAGGAG GGCCGGGGCCTGGGGCTTTCACCTGCCACAATAACAACGTCCTCAGGATTGAGTGCCGCTGGCCTGGCCCAGCGCCGGGCCAGGGGGCCGGCTCCTGGCTGCTCTTCACCAG CAACGTTGTGCCGGGCAGCAAGCACAAGTGTGTCTTCTGGGCTGACGTGTGCACCGTGGAGCTGCCGCCTGAGGAGGTCCTCGTGCCTGCTGACAACTTCACCATCACCTTCCACCGCCACATCTCCGGGAAGGAGCAGGTCAGCCTGGTGGATCCACAGTATCTGCCCCGGAGACACG TGAAGCTGGACCCCCCCTCGGACTTGCAGAGCAACGTCAGCTCTGAGCACTGTGTCCTGACCTGGAGCGTCAGTCCTGCTCTGGAGCCACTAGCCATGCTCCTCAGCTATGAGCTGGCCTtcaagaggcaggaggaagcctGGGAG TGGGCTCGGCACAAGGATCGCATCGTCGGGGTGACCTGGCTCAAACTTGAAGCCGCTGAGCTGGACTCCGGTTCTGCCTATGAGGCCCGGCTGCGCGTCCAGATGGCCGCCCTGGAGGGCGAGGTGGCGGAGGAGGAGCGATACGAGGGCGTGTGGAGTGACTGGAGCCAGCCTGCCTGCTTTGCCGCCCCCCGCAGACGAG GTCGCCTGGTCCCTGCTCTGGGGCAACCCAGTAGCACCCTGGTCGCCGTGTGCCTCTTCCTCCTGCTGAGCAGCCTGATCTACTTACTGTTCAAATTGTCGCCCAG GATGAAGACAGCCTTGTACCAGGATGTGCCGTCCCCAGGCCCATTCTTCCAGCCTCTGTACAGCGTGCACAACGGGGACTTCCag ACCTGGATAGGGGCCCGCGGAGCCAGCCCCCAGGCAGGCCGGGACCATGCCGGCCCCCCACGAGGAGCCCTCCTGGAAGCCCGTGTCCGGGAGGCCGTCGCTTTGCTGCGCTGTGACCCAGCAGACGCTTGGCCGTCGGCgggcctgggggaggagggcGGCCCTGGGCCTGGCCTCCCGGCAGGTGTGCTGCCAGCAGGACGCGTGGAGTGGGGGGAGCCGTCGCCCGCCTACCTGCCGCAGGAGGACTGGGCCCCTGCGGGCTGCCCCCAGCCGGTGCCCCCCCAGTGCGAGGGCAGCAGCGGCGACTACTGCGCCCTGGACTGCTCTGCGGGGAGCTGA
- the IL9R gene encoding interleukin-9 receptor isoform X6 gives MEGAGPLSPLLGQLPCSVLVVSDVGGLCQPPARGSRHWSVQLSPESGRGTLLQVQGRLGDKPPAGLRGASSLPWALAGASGEHSPSAQPLPGWTLQSEVLMREAGTCFLLCACVCAWLGLGVPVLGDRGGPGPGAFTCHNNNVLRIECRWPGPAPGQGAGSWLLFTSNVVPGSKHKCVFWADVCTVELPPEEVLVPADNFTITFHRHISGKEQVSLVDPQYLPRRHVKLDPPSDLQSNVSSEHCVLTWSVSPALEPLAMLLSYELAFKRQEEAWEWARHKDRIVGVTWLKLEAAELDSGSAYEARLRVQMAALEGEVAEEERYEGVWSDWSQPACFAAPRRRGRLVPALGQPSSTLVAVCLFLLLSSLIYLLFKLSPR, from the exons ATGGAGGGTGCTGGTCCCCTCTCGCCCCTCTTAGGCCAGCTGCCGTGCTCTGTTCTCGTGGTTTCAGATGTGGGTGGCCTGTGTCAGCCTCCCGCGCGAGGCTCACGTCACTGGTCGGTGCAGTTATCTCCTGAATCAGGCAGAGGGACTTTGCTGCAAGTGCAGGGGCGGCTGGGTGACAAGCCACCTGCAGGCCTCAGGGGAGCATCATCCCTGCCATGGGCACTGGCAGGTGCATCTGGAGAG CACAGCCCCTCAGCCCAGCCTCTTCCAGGTTGGACCTTGCAGAGCGAAGTTCTGATGCGAGAGGCAGGCACCTGCTTCCTGCTCTGCGCCTGTGTCTGTGCCTGGCTCGGCCTGGGGGTCCCTGTCCTGGGGGACAGAGGAG GGCCGGGGCCTGGGGCTTTCACCTGCCACAATAACAACGTCCTCAGGATTGAGTGCCGCTGGCCTGGCCCAGCGCCGGGCCAGGGGGCCGGCTCCTGGCTGCTCTTCACCAG CAACGTTGTGCCGGGCAGCAAGCACAAGTGTGTCTTCTGGGCTGACGTGTGCACCGTGGAGCTGCCGCCTGAGGAGGTCCTCGTGCCTGCTGACAACTTCACCATCACCTTCCACCGCCACATCTCCGGGAAGGAGCAGGTCAGCCTGGTGGATCCACAGTATCTGCCCCGGAGACACG TGAAGCTGGACCCCCCCTCGGACTTGCAGAGCAACGTCAGCTCTGAGCACTGTGTCCTGACCTGGAGCGTCAGTCCTGCTCTGGAGCCACTAGCCATGCTCCTCAGCTATGAGCTGGCCTtcaagaggcaggaggaagcctGGGAG TGGGCTCGGCACAAGGATCGCATCGTCGGGGTGACCTGGCTCAAACTTGAAGCCGCTGAGCTGGACTCCGGTTCTGCCTATGAGGCCCGGCTGCGCGTCCAGATGGCCGCCCTGGAGGGCGAGGTGGCGGAGGAGGAGCGATACGAGGGCGTGTGGAGTGACTGGAGCCAGCCTGCCTGCTTTGCCGCCCCCCGCAGACGAG GTCGCCTGGTCCCTGCTCTGGGGCAACCCAGTAGCACCCTGGTCGCCGTGTGCCTCTTCCTCCTGCTGAGCAGCCTGATCTACTTACTGTTCAAATTGTCGCCCAG GTGA
- the IL9R gene encoding interleukin-9 receptor isoform X5: MEGAGPLSPLLGQLPCSVLVVSDVGGLCQPPARGSRHWSVQLSPESGRGTLLQVQGRLGDKPPAGLRGASSLPWALAGASGEHSPSAQPLPGWTLQSEVLMREAGTCFLLCACVCAWLGLGVPVLGDRGGPGPGAFTCHNNNVLRIECRWPGPAPGQGAGSWLLFTSNVVPGSKHKCVFWADVCTVELPPEEVLVPADNFTITFHRHISGKEQVSLVDPQYLPRRHVKLDPPSDLQSNVSSEHCVLTWSVSPALEPLAMLLSYELAFKRQEEAWEWARHKDRIVGVTWLKLEAAELDSGSAYEARLRVQMAALEGEVAEEERYEGVWSDWSQPACFAAPRRRGVKRACPVLSLWPRRSAGCLARRVRGTQPWSFSPQVAWSLLWGNPVAPWSPCASSSC, from the exons ATGGAGGGTGCTGGTCCCCTCTCGCCCCTCTTAGGCCAGCTGCCGTGCTCTGTTCTCGTGGTTTCAGATGTGGGTGGCCTGTGTCAGCCTCCCGCGCGAGGCTCACGTCACTGGTCGGTGCAGTTATCTCCTGAATCAGGCAGAGGGACTTTGCTGCAAGTGCAGGGGCGGCTGGGTGACAAGCCACCTGCAGGCCTCAGGGGAGCATCATCCCTGCCATGGGCACTGGCAGGTGCATCTGGAGAG CACAGCCCCTCAGCCCAGCCTCTTCCAGGTTGGACCTTGCAGAGCGAAGTTCTGATGCGAGAGGCAGGCACCTGCTTCCTGCTCTGCGCCTGTGTCTGTGCCTGGCTCGGCCTGGGGGTCCCTGTCCTGGGGGACAGAGGAG GGCCGGGGCCTGGGGCTTTCACCTGCCACAATAACAACGTCCTCAGGATTGAGTGCCGCTGGCCTGGCCCAGCGCCGGGCCAGGGGGCCGGCTCCTGGCTGCTCTTCACCAG CAACGTTGTGCCGGGCAGCAAGCACAAGTGTGTCTTCTGGGCTGACGTGTGCACCGTGGAGCTGCCGCCTGAGGAGGTCCTCGTGCCTGCTGACAACTTCACCATCACCTTCCACCGCCACATCTCCGGGAAGGAGCAGGTCAGCCTGGTGGATCCACAGTATCTGCCCCGGAGACACG TGAAGCTGGACCCCCCCTCGGACTTGCAGAGCAACGTCAGCTCTGAGCACTGTGTCCTGACCTGGAGCGTCAGTCCTGCTCTGGAGCCACTAGCCATGCTCCTCAGCTATGAGCTGGCCTtcaagaggcaggaggaagcctGGGAG TGGGCTCGGCACAAGGATCGCATCGTCGGGGTGACCTGGCTCAAACTTGAAGCCGCTGAGCTGGACTCCGGTTCTGCCTATGAGGCCCGGCTGCGCGTCCAGATGGCCGCCCTGGAGGGCGAGGTGGCGGAGGAGGAGCGATACGAGGGCGTGTGGAGTGACTGGAGCCAGCCTGCCTGCTTTGCCGCCCCCCGCAGACGAG GCGTGAAGAGGGCCTGTCCGGTACTTTCCCTGTGGCCCAGGCGCTCGGCTGGATGCCTTGCCAGGCGAGTCAGAGGGACACAGCCCTGGTCCTTCTCGCCGCAGGTCGCCTGGTCCCTGCTCTGGGGCAACCCAGTAGCACCCTGGTCGCCGTGTGCCTCTTCCTCCTGCTGA
- the POLR3K gene encoding DNA-directed RNA polymerase III subunit RPC10 encodes MLLFCPGCGNGLIVEEGPRCHRFACNTCPYVHNVTRKVTNRKYPKLKEVDDVLGGAAAWENVDSTAEPCPKCEHPRAYFMQLQTRSADEPMTTFYKCCSAQCGHRWRD; translated from the exons ATGCTGCTCTTCTGCCCGGGCTGCGGGAACGGGCTGATCGTCGAGGAGGGCCCGCGCTGCCACCGCTTCGCGTGCAACACCTGCCCCTACGTGCACAACGTCACGCGCAAG GTAACAAATCGGAAGTATCCAAAGCTGAAAGAAGTGGATGATGTGCTTGGTGGAGCAGCTGCCTGGGAGAATGTTGACTCTACTGCAG AGCCGTGTCCCAAGTGTGAACATCCTCGAGCCTATTTCATGCAGCTGCAGACCCGCTCTGCAGATGAGCCCATGACCACCTTCTACAAGTGCTGCAGCGCGCAGTGTGGACACCGCTGGCGGGACTAA
- the SNRNP25 gene encoding U11/U12 small nuclear ribonucleoprotein 25 kDa protein, with amino-acid sequence MAATGSALPAAPAAARRRRSQRPVVPLISHWSSSGPAPDARRWGYSSLPGACATTSVARTSCAGGAGGKPGALEEPRVAARPEPQDDEEDEEEALPHSEAVDVFQEGLAMVVQDPLLCDLPIQVTLEEVNSQIALEYGQAMTVRVCKMDGEVMPVVVVQNATVLDLKKAIQRYVQLRQEREGGIQHISWSYVWRTYHLTSAGEKLTEDQKKLRDYGIRNRDEVSFIKKLRQK; translated from the exons ATGGCCGCCACAGGCTCGGCGCTCCCGGCAGCGCCCGCGGCAGCACGGCGCCGGCGTTCCCAGCGCCCCGTggtcccc CTCATCTCTCATTGGTCCTCGAGTGGCCCCGCCCCCGACGCCCGACGGTGGGGATATAGTAGCCTTCCCGGCGCGTGCGCGACCACCTCTGTCGCGCGGACCAGCTGTGCGGGCGGGGCCGGCGGGAAGCCCGGCGCCCTGGAGGAGCCGCGGGTGGCGGCGCGGCCGGAGCCGCAGGACGacgaggaggacgaggaggaggcgCTGCCGCACTCCGAGGCGGTGGACGTGTTCCAGGAGGGCCTGGCCATGGTTGTGCAAGACCCGCTGCTCTGCGACCTTCCGATCCAG GTTACTTTAGAAGAAGTTAATTCCCAAATAGCATTAGAATACGGCCAAGCAATGACAGTGCGAGTGTGCAAGATGGATGGAGAAGTTATGC CTGTGGTTGTAGTCCAGAACGCCACGGTCCTGGACCTGAAGAAGGCCATCCAGAGATACGTGCAGCTCAGGCAGGAGCGCGAGGGAGGCATTCAGCACATCAGCTG GTCCTACGTGTGGAGGACATACCACTTGACCTCCGCGGGAGAGAAACTCACAGAAGACCAGAAGAAACTCCGAGA ttACGGTATCCGGAATCGGGATGAGGTGTCCTTCATCAAAAAGCTGAGACAGAAATGA